GCATCGGGTGGGTTGATGATGGCCGTGAATTCGTCGATGCCGAACATGCCCAGGTTTGAGATGGTGAAGGTGCTGCCTTCCCACTCGGCCGGCTGGAGCTTCTTGGTTTTGGCCTTGCCGGCCAGTTCCTTCACCTCGGTGGCAATCTGCGACAGGCCCTTGCCATCCGCATTGCGGATAACCGGCACGAGCAAGCCCTCATCGACAGCCACGGCCACGCCGATGTTGATTTGCTTGTTCTGGCGAATTTTATCGCCGAGCCACGACGAGTTGATAACCGGGTGCTGGCGCAGGGCCACGGCCGACGCCTTGATAACCATGTCATTAAACGACAGCTTCACCGGCGACAGCTCGTTCATGCGCACGCGGGTTTCCATCGCCTTGTCCATGAGAATTTCCATCGTGAGATAGAAATGCGGAGCTGTGAACAGGCTCTCGGACAGGCGCTTGGCAATCACCTTGCGCATCTGCGACACCGGCGTATCGGTGTAGGTGCCGTCGGCCGCAGCCGGGGCGGGCGCGGCGGCCGGCTTGGCAGCGGCCGGCTGCTCGGGCAGGGCAGCCTGAATGTACTCGCTGGGAGCCGAGGCCGGCGCGGCGGCCGGACTTGCTGTCGGCGCGCCGGCCTGGGGCTGCGCGTTTTCGAGGTCGCGGGCCACAATGCGGCCGTTTTCACCACTGCCTTTAATCTGGCGCAGGTCTACGCCCTTGTCTTTGGCAATGCTCTTGGCCAGCGGCGAGGCTAGCAGGCGGCCGGTGCTTTCGGCCGGCGCGGCAGCGGCCACGGCGGGTACGGCGGCGGCCGGGGCAGCGGGCACCGGGGCGGCCCCGCCGCTCTGGCCACCCAGCAGGGCCTGAATATCAGCACCTTCCTCGCCAATAATGGCCAGCACGCCATCGACGGCTACGGCCTCACCCTCCTTGGGGCCGGTGTAGAGCAGGGTGCCATCTTCGTAGTTTTCGAGCTCCATCGTCGCCTTGTCGGTTTCGACTTCGGCCAGCACGTCGCCAGATTTCACTTTATCGCCTACTTTCTTGAGCCAGGCCGCGATGGTGCCTTCGGTCATCGTGTCGCTCATCTTGGGCATGCGCACCACGGTGGCCTTCTTGCCATTGGCGGGCGCAGCGGGGGCAGCCGGAGCGGCGGCCTGGGGCGCCGGCGCCGGGGCCGCTACGGGGGCGGGGGCAGCGGCCGGCTGGGGGGCGCTAGCCCCACCCTGGCCATTGAGCAGGCCCGAAATGTCTTCGCCTTCCTTGCCCACGATGGCCAGCACGCCATCAACCGGCACGGAGTCTTTCTCTTTGGGGCCGATGTAGAGCAGGGTGCCGTCTTCGTAGTTTTCGAGCTCCATCGTCGCCTTGTCGGTTTCGACTTCGGCCAGGATGTCGCCCGACTTCACTTTATCGCCTACTTTCTTGAGCCAAGCCGCGATGGTCCCTTCGGTCATCGTGTCGCTCATTTTCGGCATTTTTATAATTTCGGCCATCGGAGTTGCAGGTTGGGATTGGAGGTCAAAATTAGCCGCCAAAACGTGGGGAAACAATTGGCCGTGCGGCCAGTAGGGAGCCGAAGTTAGCGCGCGCCCGTCAAGTGGCTAACGTCCAAAAAATTGCGAATGGTATAGTACCCGCCCGTGCGGTGCAGCTTGTAGAGGCAGAGGTTCTGGTGCTCAAAGCCATCCATGTAGCGCAGCGGGTAGCCGAGCAGCTGGCACAGCAGCACGCGCAGGGCGCGGCCGTGCAGGCACACCAGCACGATTTCATCGGCGGGGCGGCTTTCGAGCAGCTCAATAAACGGGCGCTGGCGGGCGGCTACCTCGGCCGGGCTTTCGCCGCCGGGCAGGCGGGCATGGTCGTCGCCGGCCTGCCAGGCGGCTAGCACGCGGGCATATTCGGCGTCTTCCTCGGGTGTGATGCGGGTGCCCTCGCGGGTGCCCCAGCTTATTTCGTTGAGGCCGGCGTGCTCCTCGTGCGGCAGGCCAGTCTCGATGAACTGCTGCACCGACTGCCGCGTGCGCCTGAGCTTAGACGTATAAACGCGGGCAAAGGGCATAGCCTGGTAGGCCGCCCAGAACTGCGCGGCCTGCTGGCGGCCGCGGTCGTTGAGGTCGGAGTCGATGCCGCTGCCCTGCACAATATTCTGCACGTTGAAGTCGGTCTGGCCGTGGCGAAGAAGGTAAAGCTGCTGAACTGGCACGGGCGGGGGCGGAGTAGTTTTGCCGAACAATGCCGTAAAGTACGGGTTGGCTACTGCGTTGTTTGCTTTTGGCGGCAGGGTAAAAGTCGTTTGTCCCTGCGAGCCTGCGAACCGAAGGTCGGCCTAGCCAAGCAAGAACGCACGAGCGTAGCTTACTAAACTTAGATAATGACTCTCGACGACGTAAAAACCTGGGTGGCCCACCGCCCTACCCTAGCCGACGCGCTGGGCATTGAGCTGACCGCCATTACTGCCGACTACCTCGAAGGCCGCATGCCCGTGGATGGCCGCACGCACCAGCCGATGGGCCTGCTGCACGGCGGCGCCTCGGTGGCCCTGGCCGAAACGCTGGGCAGCATCGGCGCCGCCACCCGCATCGACGTGACGCGCCAGGCCTGCGTGGGCCTCGAAATCAATGCCAACCACATTAAAGGCGTGCGCGATGGCTGGGTGCGCGGCCGGGCCACGGCCCTGCACGTGGGCCGCAGCACCCAGGTGTGGGAAATTCGCATCACGCACGAAGAAACCGGCGCGCTGGTGTGCATCAGCCGCATCACGATGGCCGTGATTGACCTGCCGGCCACCAAGGAAAAACAGGCTTAACGACGCATGGCAGAACCCCGGCTCCTTTCCTGGCCCGCAGTGGCTAGCCCCGAGGCGTGGGCCCGGCTGCGCCACCTGGCGGCGGGCGCCCTGCGCACGGGTCGGCCGCTGGCCATTTGGCGCGAGCCGGGGGCTAGCCACCCGCGCCTGCTGGTGGCGCGCGCGCTCGAAGCGTCGTATACCGGGCTGCCACCGGCGCTCGATGCCCAGGCGCCGGCCGGCTTCGCGTTCTTCCCGTTTCGCGACTCGGACCACAACCCGGCGCTTTTTTTGCCCGCCGATGTGCAGTATGACCTGGCCCGGCCCGATGCGGTTAGCATTGCGCCCGCCGCCCGCGCGCTGGTGCCCAACATCACGGCCTGGCTAGCCCTGCCCACGCCGCCCGCGCTGGCCTGGCACTACAGCCAGCAGCCCAGCCCGCCGGCCGCCACCGAGGCCGAGTACGCCCAGCTGGTACGCACCGGCGTGGCCGCCATTGAGGCCAAAGAGGTGGTCAAAGTGGTGACCTCGCGGGTGGCGCACCGGCCGCTGCCGCCGGGCTTCGACCCGCTAGCCGCCTTCCAGGAGCTGAGCCAGCACAACCCGCGCGCCTTCGTGTCGCTGGTGAGCGTGCCGGGCGTGGGCACCTGGCTGGGCGTATCGCCCGAGGTGCTGGCCGAGGTCACGGCCGATGGTTTTTTTCATACCATGGCCCTGGCGGGCACGCAGCCGCTGGTGCCCGGCCGCTCGCCGCAGGAGGCCATCTGGCGGCAGAAGGAGATTGAGGAGCAGGCGCTGGTGGCGCGCTACATCGTGAGCTGCTTCAAGCAATTGCGCCTGCGCGAGTACCACGAGGCGGGGCCGCGCACGGCCGTGGCGGGCCAGCTCTTGCACCTGCGCACCGACTTTGAGGTCGATTTGAAAAACGTGCTCTCGCCCGCCTCGCTCGGCACCGATATGCTGCGGCTGCTGCACCCCACCTCGGCCGTGGGCGGCATGCCTAAGGTAGCGGCCCTAGCCTTTCTGCACCGCTACGAAGGCTACGACCGCGCCTACTACAGCGGCTTTCTAGGGCCAGTAAACGTGGCTAGCCCCGGCGTGTCGCGCCTCTACGTAAATCTGCGCTGCCTGCAACTGCGGCCCACCGAGGCCATCCTTTACGCCGGCACCGGCCTCACCGTGGATTCGGACCCTAGCCGCGAGTGGCAGGAAACCGAGCTGAAGCTGCAAACCGTGGCCGCCGTGTTGGGGTAGGCGTAGGAAATGGGGCCGCATGGGGCCTCTATATTACTGTGGTATAGTCAAAGCGTATTGAAAGAACATTGTAAAATAGGACGTCATGCTCATCTGGCGTTTTAGTCTCCCCAAAAGCTAAACCTTTTCCAACTCCTCCGCCGATGCGCCTGCTTCCGCTACTTTTATTTTTAAGCAGCTGCTGGGCAGCCGCGGCCCAGGCGCCGCTACCGGCCTTGCTGCAAGCCTACGCGCGCACCAGCGCCGTGACCGGGCGCGAGGCAGCAGCCAGCCAGTTTATCGAGCGGTTATTTAAGGCCGGCACGCTGCGGCACGACCGGCTCGGCAACCTCGTGCTGGTGCTGGGCAGCGGGAGTCCGCGCCGCCTGCTGGTGGCCCCGCTCGACGAGCCGGGCTACGTGGTGAGCCAGATTCAGGCCAATGGCTACCTGCGGGTGGCCCCGGTGGGTGGTGGCGCGGCGGGCCCGTTGTTTCACCAGTTTTTGGAAGGGCATGATGTCCGTATCGGTACGGCTAGCGGGCCGCGCAACGCCATTTCGGGCGTGCCGTCGTCGCACTACGACAACCTGCGGGCGACGCCCGAGCGCACCCTCCCCCCCTTTTCCTGGCAAGCTGCTTACCTGGATGTGGGCGCCGGCTCGGCGGCAGCCGTGGCCCAGCAGGGCATTCACTTGCTCGACCCCGTGACGCTGGAAAAGAAGCCGGCGCTGGTGGCCCAGCAGTGGGTAGCCGCCCCGGCCATGCGCGAAAAGGCGGCCGCCGTGGCCCTGGCCACCGCCGCCCAGGCGCTGCTGGCCGCGCCGCCCGCCGGCACCACCGTCATCGCCTGGACGACCCTCGACCTGCTCAACGGCAAGGGGTTTGAGGCAGTGGCCAATCAGTATGGCCCTTTTAATGAGGTGTACCGCTTCGACCGCAATTTGGAAGCCGAGGCCCCCGGCACGGGCCAGTTTCTAGCTGACCAGGAATTTACGTCCCTACCCGGCCAAACACTGGCGCAGCCCACCCGGCCGGCCCGCAAGCCCGTGCTGCCCAATGCGCAGCTCGCCAACGCCCACACCTACCTGCTGGGCCTGCCCGCCCGCTACGCCCACACGCCCGTCGAGGCCGTGGCCGTGGCCGACGTGCAGCCGCTCATTCGGGCGTGGCTGGCGGCGGCGGGTGCGCCGGCTACCACTGCCGCCACCGTACCTAGCCCACCCACCTTGCCAAATCTGCCCGCGCCTGCGTCTACGCCCGCAGCCCAGCTGCTGGCGGGCCTAGTGGGCCAGTACGGCGTGAGCACCGCCGAAGCGCCCGTACGCGAGTTTATCGCCCGGCAGCTGCCTAGCTGGGCCAAGCCGACTACCGACCAGGCCGGCAACCTCACGCTCAGCTTTGGCCAGGGCAAAAAGCACCTCGTATTCGTGGCCCACATGGACGAGGTGGGCTTCGTAGTTGATTCCATCCGGCCCGATGGGCGGTTGGTGCTCAGCATGAAGGGCGGCGCGTTTCCGTGGCTGTGGGAGGCGCAGCCGGCCCTGCTGCACCGGCCGGGCCAGGCGGCGCTGCCGGCCGTGTTTGAGCCGCGCCCGCAGTACCTGAGCGCTGCCAAGCGGCTAGCCGCCGGGTCGCTGACGGTGTTTGCGGGCTTCGCGTCGGCGCAGCAGGCACGAGTGGCCGGCATTGAGCCGGGCCGCACCACCGTAACCATGCCCAAGGCGCTGCGGCCACTGGGCCCCAACCGCGCCGCCGCCCGCGGCCTCGACGACCGCGTGGGCTGCGCGGCGCTGCTGCTCAGCTTGCGGCAGCTCAACCCCGCTAGGCTGCCCTGCCGCGTCACCTACGTGTGGTCGACGGGCGAGGAAATCGGCCTGCTGGGCTCGGCCTTTGCGGCCCAGAGCCTGCGCGACGCCGACGTAGTGTACCCGATTGATACGTTTGTATCGTCGGACGCGCCGCAGGAATCGCCCGCGTTTGGCAACTGCCCGCTCGGCCAGGGCGCCGTCATTCGGGTAGTGGAGAGCATCAACTTTGCGCGGCGCGACCTGGTGCAGCACGTGCACACCCTGGCCGACCGCCAGCACATTGCCATTCAGGAAGGCATGACGGTGGGCGGCACCGACGGCCTGGAATTTATGAACTACGGCATTCCATCGGTGCCGCTGTCGTGGCCCGGCCGCTATTCGCACTCGCCCGTAGAAGTGCTCGACTACCGCGATATAGCTAGCCTGGTGCGCCTGCTCGGGGCCCTGCAAACGGAGGCCCCGGCCACCA
The genomic region above belongs to Hymenobacter sp. BRD128 and contains:
- a CDS encoding histidine phosphatase family protein → MFGKTTPPPPVPVQQLYLLRHGQTDFNVQNIVQGSGIDSDLNDRGRQQAAQFWAAYQAMPFARVYTSKLRRTRQSVQQFIETGLPHEEHAGLNEISWGTREGTRITPEEDAEYARVLAAWQAGDDHARLPGGESPAEVAARQRPFIELLESRPADEIVLVCLHGRALRVLLCQLLGYPLRYMDGFEHQNLCLYKLHRTGGYYTIRNFLDVSHLTGAR
- a CDS encoding hotdog fold thioesterase, which encodes MTLDDVKTWVAHRPTLADALGIELTAITADYLEGRMPVDGRTHQPMGLLHGGASVALAETLGSIGAATRIDVTRQACVGLEINANHIKGVRDGWVRGRATALHVGRSTQVWEIRITHEETGALVCISRITMAVIDLPATKEKQA
- a CDS encoding pyruvate dehydrogenase complex dihydrolipoamide acetyltransferase is translated as MAEIIKMPKMSDTMTEGTIAAWLKKVGDKVKSGDILAEVETDKATMELENYEDGTLLYIGPKEKDSVPVDGVLAIVGKEGEDISGLLNGQGGASAPQPAAAPAPVAAPAPAPQAAAPAAPAAPANGKKATVVRMPKMSDTMTEGTIAAWLKKVGDKVKSGDVLAEVETDKATMELENYEDGTLLYTGPKEGEAVAVDGVLAIIGEEGADIQALLGGQSGGAAPVPAAPAAAVPAVAAAAPAESTGRLLASPLAKSIAKDKGVDLRQIKGSGENGRIVARDLENAQPQAGAPTASPAAAPASAPSEYIQAALPEQPAAAKPAAAPAPAAADGTYTDTPVSQMRKVIAKRLSESLFTAPHFYLTMEILMDKAMETRVRMNELSPVKLSFNDMVIKASAVALRQHPVINSSWLGDKIRQNKQINIGVAVAVDEGLLVPVIRNADGKGLSQIATEVKELAGKAKTKKLQPAEWEGSTFTISNLGMFGIDEFTAIINPPDACILAVGGIKQTAVVKNGELAIGNIMKVTLSCDHRVVDGATGAAFLQTLKGLLEDPMRMLI
- a CDS encoding M28 family peptidase — its product is MRLLPLLLFLSSCWAAAAQAPLPALLQAYARTSAVTGREAAASQFIERLFKAGTLRHDRLGNLVLVLGSGSPRRLLVAPLDEPGYVVSQIQANGYLRVAPVGGGAAGPLFHQFLEGHDVRIGTASGPRNAISGVPSSHYDNLRATPERTLPPFSWQAAYLDVGAGSAAAVAQQGIHLLDPVTLEKKPALVAQQWVAAPAMREKAAAVALATAAQALLAAPPAGTTVIAWTTLDLLNGKGFEAVANQYGPFNEVYRFDRNLEAEAPGTGQFLADQEFTSLPGQTLAQPTRPARKPVLPNAQLANAHTYLLGLPARYAHTPVEAVAVADVQPLIRAWLAAAGAPATTAATVPSPPTLPNLPAPASTPAAQLLAGLVGQYGVSTAEAPVREFIARQLPSWAKPTTDQAGNLTLSFGQGKKHLVFVAHMDEVGFVVDSIRPDGRLVLSMKGGAFPWLWEAQPALLHRPGQAALPAVFEPRPQYLSAAKRLAAGSLTVFAGFASAQQARVAGIEPGRTTVTMPKALRPLGPNRAAARGLDDRVGCAALLLSLRQLNPARLPCRVTYVWSTGEEIGLLGSAFAAQSLRDADVVYPIDTFVSSDAPQESPAFGNCPLGQGAVIRVVESINFARRDLVQHVHTLADRQHIAIQEGMTVGGTDGLEFMNYGIPSVPLSWPGRYSHSPVEVLDYRDIASLVRLLGALQTEAPATKSARPPRL
- a CDS encoding chorismate-binding protein, with translation MAEPRLLSWPAVASPEAWARLRHLAAGALRTGRPLAIWREPGASHPRLLVARALEASYTGLPPALDAQAPAGFAFFPFRDSDHNPALFLPADVQYDLARPDAVSIAPAARALVPNITAWLALPTPPALAWHYSQQPSPPAATEAEYAQLVRTGVAAIEAKEVVKVVTSRVAHRPLPPGFDPLAAFQELSQHNPRAFVSLVSVPGVGTWLGVSPEVLAEVTADGFFHTMALAGTQPLVPGRSPQEAIWRQKEIEEQALVARYIVSCFKQLRLREYHEAGPRTAVAGQLLHLRTDFEVDLKNVLSPASLGTDMLRLLHPTSAVGGMPKVAALAFLHRYEGYDRAYYSGFLGPVNVASPGVSRLYVNLRCLQLRPTEAILYAGTGLTVDSDPSREWQETELKLQTVAAVLG